A genomic window from Plodia interpunctella isolate USDA-ARS_2022_Savannah chromosome 29, ilPloInte3.2, whole genome shotgun sequence includes:
- the LOC128682091 gene encoding uncharacterized protein LOC128682091: MNMRTVLFFAIFTICIKCTLNIKSPTDDNMQERLAILKQKLTEDLLHNNQFSVIPIMNDVDPLGPKSIRNGRITPVSLHKKKKKRRTTTRRTTRTTSKRRHHVRNSTRSRHIRPSKRPPRPKHIKSRMEKWAKHVKRYGKPREIFYRRENWNGLSEAEIRKRHAMLCVDLLRPVLAGLKKNATVTKIVGDQTANRLIELLSYGGANAPPEEIESLLYQINSLHLRFFQWEVGAIKKLFNFIMPGQRHSFKSIKYGVKKLFDMWQMDLSDTNRLIKESRMFRPPCIGTTQGSTRSSKNTQYTKPATPKTTCAPKDKKCLKYESANSQGSYEY; encoded by the exons atgaacatgagaactgtattattttttgcgaTTTTCACCATTT GCATAAAATGcacattgaatataaaatctcCAACCGATGACAACATGCAGGAGCGATTAGCCATACTAAAACAGAAGCTAACAGAAGATTTACTACACAACAACCAATTTAGTGTTATACCTATAATGAACGACGTGGACCCATTAGGACCAAAAAGCATACGAAACGGGCGAATAACGCCCGTGAGCcttcacaaaaaaaagaaaaaaaggagAACAACCACTCGAAGAACCACCAGAACAACATCAAAGAGGAGACACCATGTCCGTAATTCGACAAGAAGTCGCCACATTCGCCCTTCTAAGAGGCCACCAAGGCCGAAGCATATTAAGTCGAGAATGGAAAAATGGGCGAAGCACGTGAAGAGGTACGGGAAACCGCGCGAGATTTTTTACAGACGTGAAAACTGGAACGGATTGAGTGAAGCTGAAATTAGAAAGAGACATGCGATGCTGTGCGTCGATCTGTTGAGGCCCGTGTTAGCTGGTTTGAAGAAGAACGCAACAGTGACCAAAATTGTTGGAGATCAAACCGCAAAtcg ACTAATAGAATTATTATCTTATGGAGGCGCCAACGCACCACCGGAAGAAATTGAGTCCCTTTTATACCAGATCAACAGCTTGCACCTTCGCTTTTTCCAGTGGGAGGTGGGGGCGATAAAGaagctatttaattttattatgcctG GTCAAAGGCAttcttttaaatcaataaaatatgggGTGAAGAAGCTATTTGACATGTGGCAGATGGATCTTTCTGATACAAATCGACTGATAAAAGAGTCGAGGATGTTTCGACCACCTTGCATAGGAACAACACAAG GCTCGACAAGAAGCTCAAAGAATACGCAATATACAAAACCGGCCACACCGAAGACAACATGCGCACCCAAAGACAAGAAATGTCTTAAATATGAGAGTGCAAACAGCCAAGGAtcttatgaatattaa